ggaaaaaatgggtCCAAAGTGTAGACACTCCCAAGAGATAGACTTGGGGTCAATGTAGGAAGGATGCTCTCACAGGGCTGTCTAAGTGGAACTGGGTTGTCCTGGATGGGAACTCCTGGACCAGAATGGAGCCTCTTGTCTCTGGGGCAGGGGTACTGGTCAGGCCAGAGGGGACGTGATGGACTAAATGATTTTAAGTCCTGGCAGCCCTAAGATTCTGCCACGCACACAGCCATTGCCAATGACGTCAGCATGGCCCAGTGCTGGCCCGCCAGCCTCACCCAGTCTGTTCGGGACCACGCTAGCCTGGCCTCATCCACACTGAGCAGCCGCCACACTGCACAACAGAGCAGCTCTGTCGTGTTCTTCCTCTCAGGAAAGGTGCAGCTGGCACTTTCACAGCCGACAGGATAAAGGCATCAATCAAGGCAGAGGACAAAGAACTATAGGAGTTAAACCCTACAGAGAAATCCGACACCCCTGATTCCAAGGGCATTTCTCACGCCTGGACATCACTCAAGGGGCAGTTCCACATCCCCAGGCCAGACCAGGCAGAGGCTGAAGGCCCGCAGGCTAGGGTCAGAATGGCTAAGGAAACAATCCACAGTTTGTTTAGAAGCAGTGAAGATTGCCCCAAGAATAACGTTTACATAAGAAATAGCAGTAACATCACATGTTAAGCCTGTTTAtttaaagaagcagcagcagcaaaatcttGCCTGCGATGAGAAGGAAGACTGGCCTTCAaaactgccttttcttttcccaaaacaaaaaaacccacgaATACACTGCTCACCTCTCCACAGGGTCCCTGAGCATGACAATCAGCTTTGCGTCTGGCTGGAAGGCGTGGATGAAGTCCTGGGTCAGAAAGGGAGGCTCGCCGTCTGTGCCATTGTCATAGAAGAGCGTCCAGGCATTGTTGTCCCACATGGTGGAGGCGCTGGCCTCGCCTGCAAACAGAAAACGCTGCGAGTGAGTGGGGCTGAATTACGGGCTCCTGCAGAGCGGCCTGAACTAGGGGCCACACCTGGCTGTGATGCCGTCTAAAACAGCTGTGCACGGGTGAGCTGGTCCAGGAAGCGGGCAGACCGGACTCTGGGAAGAGGAGGCTGATGACCGCCCTCTGCCACACCGTCACCCCCTCCCCGCAAGGACCTCCATCTGGAGATGAaagtgatctgagccacactgagcatccctcttcctcccagctcctctctccaggaTGTGACAGAAAAACCTCTATGAGCATCTGGCCTCCCAATTTCACGATGTTTAACTTTGCCTACGGCGCACAGCTCCGAGGCATTTTAAGGGCCCGCTGAGAATATATTAGATGGTTTCCTTCAAAAGGCATCAGGGGTGAAGGAGGAGTTTGGGCAAACTGACTCTCATTAGGAAACTGCGGGCAATCCGCATCAATCTTCCCTTGAAATCACAAGGGTCAGTCCCCAAGCACACTCGAAGAGGGAGGCTTTGCGGGAAGGCTCATGGGACCTTGGTCCTCCGTGCCCACCCACCCCATGGCCTGGCACACAGCTGGGATTCACTCAGTGCTGGCTGGGTGAACGGGAAGCTGGTTCTAGCCCGTTTGATCACGGTCTGCATGACTGAAGCATGATGAGGTCAGTTAAGCACATTCTAGGCCAGGCGTGAGGCCAACACACAGACCTTTCAGCATTTCTATCTCATAGACTTGAactggttcctttttttttttttttttttaagaatagtcTTCAGAGATtcagaaagaaaggcaaataaatcaattaattataCATTTGATTTCCCGACATCGTACACGGGACTATATGACACATCTCAAAGTCACTATTCAGGCAAAATCTGAGCCTGAAGACTGAGTCTCTTTGATCACTGATGAGCACATCACAGTTATGCGGAGAGTTAGCAGGCTCCTATTTATTCTGTTGGATGTGCAATCAGGTCCAGGTGAGTATTTCTATtctgatctttctttctttctattttttttaagaggtaaTACCctagaacacagaaaaaaaacaagcCAATCTGAAGTCCTTTGAAAATTCTACTCACAATGAATAAGAGAATATTAGGACAAGGAAAGTACCTAGAACTAAGTTGGCACAAATTTTCTCAGTCTCATAAATGAACTGGTTCTATGCTTGTCCATTTATCTGTCtgtccatctacccatccatcttTCATTCATCCTCCATCCATCATTCACCCATCCTTCATCCATCCATGCAGAAAGCTCTGATTTGGTGTCTAAactgtgcccagcactgtgcttGGCACTATAGATAGATGACAGAAACAAGACAGACAATCCCCTTTAGTCTCAAACCTTACAACATAGGGGAGGATCAATAATTCAATAAACCATCAGAGCTTCACTTGAGCACTTTGACAGGGCAGAGCAGGGGAGCTTGAGAGCCCTGAGAGAAGGCAGCAGCCTTTCCACATGTATTGATCCCCAGCCCAGAGAACCCAGTCACTGGAGTCCTTCCTGACTCCAGCCATTAGCCCAGACCACCGAGAAAGGGCCCTCTATGATCCATTGGCCAAGATGAAGAAAGACCAGTATGCTTcttccagggatctaaccagaaGAAGCTGAAGCAGAGTTTCAGGGTTGGGAGGAACCCAGAACTGATCTGGTCCAAcaaacccattttgcagatgagtagACTGAGTTCAGGAACACAAAGACCAACTTGTCTCATGGCACAGAGCTCGCTGGTGGCACAGCCCGGGCTAGATGCCAGCTTTCCATCTACCATAAAACTCCACAAACTCTGCTTCAGGTAAACATCAGAATACAGATATAttctttagttttcatttctaaatctagaagtaaataaaatgagaaaaccaaactaaagccttcctttttttattcattAGCTTAGGCTCTATTTCCCAACCCTAGGATGTATAGATTTTTAGCTCTTTCACAAGAACATGAGATTTTCCCAGAGGCATATGGTAAGGGTGGTGgcggcttagtcactaagtcgtgtccaactcttgtgaccccatggactgtagcctgccagacttctctgtccataggattttccaggcaagaatactgaagtgggttgccatttccttctccaggggatcttcctgacccagggatcaaaccagggtctcccgcactgcaggcagtttctttaccaactgagccaccagggaagcccacagtatgTTTGAGCCGCAGTCAAATATTAGTTAAGATTTGTAATTTGGGTGTTAACTCATGGCTGCAAGAAAACAGCTAGTACCCAGTTCGGACTGAGTAAGAGGGTATGCTCTCATCTGGCTTCCAGGACTCGAGTTCTtcgaattaaaaataaataaatcagagctTCAGCAGGTAAGTCTGTCCCCTTGGACATGGGACACATAAGCAAACAGCCGTCTTTCAGATGGTTGATTACAATTCTTCTTAGTTACTGATAGTGTAACCGAATTCAGAGAAtcaaaatataatagatttaaaaCGAAAAAATAGATCGCTGCCTCAGGTAaccaatttaagaaaaatatgtcatttgatttctctctctcagaGGTGTAAGTGGATAAATGTCTTTTAGGCTGAAGCCAATAGAGAGCGTGAACAGATATGTTTTTTATAAAACATccttgtgaattaaaaaaaaaaatgattgctaATCAAACCACCTCATTTTGAATGTCTAAAGGCATTAGGCTAACAAGACTGAAGCTTTTCCAACAGCAATCAGTCACACACGATGCACGAGGGATGTGTCTATTTCAGGAGAGGCCGCCTCCATCTTCACAGGGTCCCAGAGGCCAGGGAGTACAAAGGCCACAAGAATTAAACCGATGACTAATTGGTTCATTTTGCATTCATGATCCCCCGTCCAAACTTACTCAGATGGGCGTATCATGAAAAGAAATCCAGTATGCAAGCTTAactttaataaaagcaaaaaacagcaacattttaaaaaagccatTTCAGGTGCACTTGAGTCTCCACGGAACTAGAGAGTCTACTAAACGTTTTTGCTTATGGAAAACTGCACAAACAATATGAACATTTTACACagggggagagaggtgggggagTCACTGGGGAAATAGACACTCAGGAGCTGAGGGCAAATGTCATGCAAATGCTTGCAGGTGCAGTGAAGCCCGGCCTGGCCCAGGGCAGGAGCTCCACGGAAGCCATACCGATAATGATTCTATTCATCTTGCTCGGCTCCTTCGCAGCGCTGGCCTGCAGTCCTTGATGAATCTGGTGTGCGGCCAGGTCAAAGAGGTCCAGGTAGTCTTCCACCGGATAGCGGTCCCGCAGCCCATCCCTCAGGCGGACGATTCCTACAAGAACCAGGAAGCAGGGGTTACTGAGGACAAAGCTGCCACGCCGGGCTGGTGGCCTCCAGGGAGTAACCACAAATGGATGGAAAGGTCTGAGGGCCCCGCTGCAGCAGCAAAGGTTTGACCCCATGAGCTACAAGAGGCGGAGGGATGTCTGCAAACCGGCCACCCTCTTTTGAGCCGTGTGCACTTTGAGGGGTGGAACACACCACCACTCGAGTGCACAGTAGCCCCTGAAAGGATGGCACGCCTGTTCAAGAACTATAATCGGGTCTACTTGGAGGGCCAGAGAGGTTGGGGCTGGTTAACACGGGCACCAGATGAGGTCCCCCAGGGGCGGGGCAGCAGTGGCATCAGAATACACATGATGAATCACAAGAAAACACCTCCCATCAGAGGGGCCATATCCTCTGAAGCTCagatgcatcttttttttttgtcagggCTCCCCAGCACCTTCCCAAGGTTCTTTTCCATCAGGAAGTCTATCCATTTCTCCAAACAATAAGGAGAACTGATGGTCCCTGGATGGACACCTGAGTGATTCTGGCATCAGCCACACGCAGCCTAAATTGTCCCTTGCCTGAGAGGTGGGTAAATTTTCCTTGAAAATGTATTGACAACACACTGCCCCAAACCACAGCCACCAAGGTTAATGGAAAGTGGAGAGAGAGTATCCACAGGCAAAACAGCAAGAGGTTCAAGGTGATACCGGACACCAGACTCCAGAGGCTGCATGCCCCCATGACTTTCCCCTTGACCAGCAGGAACCTGGTTTTCACAGGGAAAGACAGTGAGTTCTGTAGGGGAGGGCCCCCTAAAGATGAGCACAGAAACTCTGGCTTCCACAGCTGCCGCTGCCAAACCACAAAAGACATATTTACACTTCTGTTCACTTTGGGAGGAACATCAAAAGGATTAAGTCAAACGTTTGTCAGAAACACACTAAGAGTTGATCTCAACTTAGGTTGTACTAAAAAAAGCTTTCAAAATTCCTTTCCAAGCAACCTAGGTCTTTTCCACGGAAACTGCCCTCCAGGCTCACCCAGACTTTGGCATTTGTCATCCCTTAGCTCCAGTGTCCAAATGTCTCCTGGAAGAAGGGAAAAGGCTGAGGAGAGGAAACAGTGACCCTGGGGGCCAAGGGAGTGGCTCGGGCTGGCTCAGGGGTGGGTGGAGCAGAAACCAGCCTGCAGGAGTCATGGGGTGGTGGCTACCGTCAACCTTCTGGGAAAGGGGTGCTATGAGCAGGGTGGCCCAGAATTACCTTCATGGGGCTTTCATTCTGACCCTCTGAGGCCCAAGGGGCAGGCAGGTCAGAGAAGAGGCAGGAAGCAGCTCAGTGACAGGCTCAGGTCCTGGGATGCTCCAGTAGGAAGCTGAAACCTAGCCAGACACAGCACCTTtctttctcctgcctcctcccagcaggggtgtgggtgtgggggctCCAGCAGGAACAGCACCGAGCTGTGAGCTGGGAACGGACAGGCCCCAACAAACGTCCACCTGGATGATGCATGTCCCAAGGCCCTTCAGGACAAGAAGAGTGCCCATCCGGCACCCTTTCGCTGGCCTTGCACACTGCCGGCACTGTATAAATGCTCACCAGGTGATCAGGAGCTGGGTACTCAGTCCTGCTGGGTGTCTGCCTGAGGATCTCTTAACCACAGAACTCTCTGATTTCCGCCTCTCAGCGTGTTTTCTCATTtccccacctgcctccctcctgGAACCTCCCAGAATGCCCCGCTCAGGTCAGTCTCAGGGCTCCCACTCCaaccctgacccctgaccccggAAGGAGTGACCGGGTGAAGGCGCCTGAAGCACCCTTGCCGTGGGGACATGGCGGCACGCACCGAAGCGCTTCCGGGTCCACCAATGCGGTTCCTTGATGGCAGAGAACTTGACTTCTGGGTGCAGCCGCAGGCGGTCGTAGAGGTCGGTGGTGCCGCACTTGGGCTGCCCAATGATGTAGAAGTGCGGCAGGCAGCGGAGGCGGAAGTGCTTGCCGTGCACGTGGGATAGGTGGCCCCAGAAAGCCTTGCGCAGCGTGTCGAAGGTGGAGCGGAAGCGCTTGGAGTAGAGTACGTAGGAGTTGGTCAGGTAGGGGTCGGTGGTGTTCCTGCCCGTGAATTCCTCGTACCAACAGGGGCTCTTACTGTTGGGAAGAAATTTGTGCGGGATGACGGAAAACATCTGCAACAGAAAGAGACAAAAACGGAGAGACACACTGAGAGGGAAAAACACACTCTGTCCTCAATATGATCCTACACTGAGGCTTATTACAACGTTCTCATGGGAAGTATTATTGGATGACTAAATACTAAAAGTAAACTTGGTAAACAATGACCATGCTTTTCCTAAaaccccaataaaaataaaatatgaagagaatgaaaatacaaGTTCCATCAAAATCCATTCTACCATGATttatcttacacacacacacgactatATAGTTGTATATTTAAGTGGCCATTAGAGACAAACACTGATTTAGGGCAGACTAGAGAGTAATCTACAAAAGTAATTTTAACTGCCAGGGCCACCTTTCAAGCAAAATATCACAGAAAGGAATTATTAGAAAGGGGGAGTTCCTTCAACTGTTTTAGCTGTGCCATTTAATACAGAGTTCCCTTGTTGGCATTAACAGCATAGACAGCCCTTTCAGTGAACCCTCATCCATAAGGCTGTCAAATTACCACTATTACACTTGGGAAATTTTTGGTCACTTTCTTGCCAAAGGTGATGATAGGAAAGGAAgcagccattttttaaaatcagtcaaCGGAGATGAGCATCGGGCTACTCACGTGCAATTCCTGCTTCTTGAGATCTTCTACGTCTGGGAGCTGTCTGGTGGTGAACTCAATCCTGGATGTGATGCTGTTGATAATTAACTTAATGCTTGGATAGTCCTTCacatatgaaatattatttacagAGGATTGGTGATGATGCTCTTTTGCGTCACTTGGATTTTCACCCTCCATCAAGCTGGGATTGCTGGGGAAGGCTCCATAATGGAAAGGCGATGAGATCAGAAGTTCTTGGTGGACCCCAGAAAGGATGTAAGAAGCCATCACCAACGTCATTATTATCAATCCAAAAATGAGGCTGCATCGCTTCCCCTTCTTGAAGCGCAAAAACCCACCCCAGCTCTCATTCCCATCAGCCCTCACTTCGAGAACAGCCAGCAAGTTCATTTGCTTACCGTCCACTCGAAACacaattttgttttctgctttgcaCACTGGGCACTCCTGGCGACCGTGATGGGAGCCTCCTCGGCAGCTGACCTGCTGTGTCTGTACGTCGTCAGGCGACAGTTGGATGCAGCAATTAATGCAGTGCCTCATGATAATGCCCCTGGATGCTGGCCCACTGAGCCATGGGCGAGCCTCTGAGGAGTCCAGATGCCTGCAAGTCGTGCTGTGAAACTTGGAGGATGGCTCAGTGATCACATAAGATGATCAGAAGGCACAAGCAACAGAAACAAGAGTAAAAATGAGCAGGTGCCAAAACACCAGAGAATGAGGGATCACGTTCTTTGGTTTGCCTCTGAAAGATAACATGAATGATGTCCAACTGTCATGTTCTGTAATCCTGGAAAAAGCCACAAGGTCAGGAGCAATTCTTCCTGACCTTCAGGTTTTTCCCATGGCACCAAATGAAGTGgaagtgttcttgctggagaacaTGGAAACACCCAAGGGATTAGAAGATCTCATGGCCTCAATGAGAGATGGACAGACACACCATCCACGCAGAGTCCATGGAGATTTCTTCTTTCACATCCTAAAGTTCCTTTGAAATGTCTCCTCTTCATGGGGAACAAAATCCTCAAGATGTCAGATTAcctaaacaacaaagaaaagaggTTTTATTACATTAGATGATGACAGCAATCACCCTGGGAACACCTTCCAAGGAGAGAAGTTCCTGCTTCTTTTCCACTTCTAAGTTTCAGCCACGCTGGCTAGGTCACAAGCAAGTTACAGAAAATCATATAGGATGAAGGGAGAAGTGTCAGGTCCTTGGTGTTTGGCTTTGGAGTTCAGTCTCTGCCACCAAATGTGACCCCAACACCAGCTCCACCAGCACCTTATTAAACACCTCTTATTTCACACAACCCACATATTCTGTAATGTCTGTGCCTGGACACAGCTAAGTGGCTAGAACCCTTGCTCCCAACTTGGAATCATTCTTAGATTCATGCACAGTTAGTCACTCTGAATTTGAGGGATGAATTGAAATAACAACTCTTTTAaatcaacaaaaaaaaatccaaagagaaTAGTTAAGATGGGAGCaggcagagaaaatatttttcccctcCTAACAGCATTAATAGTCTTTTAACCtagagctaacatttattatcAGTGTAGGatgcaaaaattaatgaaaatatagaAACACTGAAATGATTCTCTCCTTCAGTAGAAtgtatcatattaaaaaaaatttgactttAAGTTATTAAGCAATTAAATCCAACATGCAATACTCCCCCGAGTAACAGAAAACTTCAGACCCTGAAacaatttttcactttcatcatcctTGGGAAAACATGATTCTTAAAAATCCATTAATAGAAGTCTGCAGTTATAGAATGTATTGTTGCCCAAGTGACACTTCTTTGTAGACATtgtaaaaacagcaaaaaaagagaCCTATATGGTTTCTAGCAGTGGTAGAACATTGCTAATGAGCTAACCGTGTGACCTCGAGCCAGCAGCATAACCTTTCTAAGCTCTGGTTTCTTCACCAGTAAAATTAGGATGAAAGTATGTCCCTTTCAAGTGTGTAACAGTACTAAGTCAGCTAATGCATGTGAAGACTTTGCAGAATGCCTacacatgtttcagttcagttcagttcagtcgctcagtcatgtccgaatctttgcgaccccatgaatcgaagtatgccaggcctccctgtccatcaccaactcccggagttcactcagacccacgtccatcgagtcagtgatgccatccagccatctcatcctctgtcgtccccttctcctcctgcccccaatccctcccagcatcagtcttttccaatgagtcaagtcttcgcatgaggtggccaaagtactggagcttcagctttagcatcattccttccaaagaaatcccagggctgatctccttcagaatggactggttggatctccttgcagtccaagggactctcaagagtcttctccaacaccacagttcaaaggcatcaattcttcggtgctcagctttcttcacagtccaactctcacatccatacatgaccactggaaaagccatagccttgactagacggacctttgttggcaaagtaatgtctctgcttttgaatatgctatctaggttggtcataactttccttccaaggagtaagcgtatttcaatttcatggctgcagtcaccatctgcaatgattttggagcccccaaaaataaagtctgacactgtttccactctttccccatctatttcccatgaagtgatgggaccagatgccatgatattcgttttctgaatgttgagttttaagccaactttttcactctcctctttcaccttcatcaagaggcttttagttcctcttcacttcctgccataagggtggtgtcatctgcatatctgaggttattgatatttctcccagcaatcttgattccagcttgtgcttcttccagcccagcatttctcatgatgtactctgcatagaagttaaataagcagggtgacaatatacagccttgacgtactccttttcctatttggaaccagtctgttgtttcatgtccagttctaactgttgcttcctgacctgcatacagatttctcaagaggcaggtcaggtgtttaAGATCCCATAAAGGAGAGATAACATGAATAATGATAGCATCATCGATGACTCTTACTATTATGTTTTTCATTGTCAGTGAATACCAAGAACGTCTGAAGTGGAATCAAAGATGGGCAATCCCATCACAGTGTCTTTCCTTAGCACCTGAGAATCAGCTACAGGTGGCAGACTCACTTCtgcctctgcacacacacacacacacacacacacacacacacacacacacacaccctccaacAATCCTTACTGTCCCCGGGGAAGCTGGTGTTAAGTAACCCTGCATAAAGCCCCCCTCGTTTTGGCGGAGAGGCCAAGCAATCAACTTGCCAGCAGCAACATCCCcttcccttggacagaaaggcctATGTTTTATCAAAGCATGATAACCATTAAATAACCATACAGTATTCCTAAAATGTCCTCCACAAAATGTTCTGCATGTTCGATAGGTCTTCAGGGCTTAAATTACCTGGAGGAAAGGTAGAATGGCCCAAATGACACAGACTTCTTTAGAGCAGACTTCACCTTTTCACTGTGAAGCCATAAGAGAGGACTATAATACACAACATTTCCAAAACATAATTGACCATGGAATTCTAACTGATGTCTCAAGGAAGCAGTTTGAGGAATGCTAGTGAGTAAAGGCTGAGATAGGGGTCAGAGCAGTTCTGAGAAGCACAGAGGAGAGGGAGTCGTGGGAGCAAACAGCCCGGAACCAGGCCAACATCTCAAGCTCCGCCACCCCCTCATCCCTGAGAGTTTTTGGAGGGACTCGGCAGAAACCTTAAGGCTCAGGCCTCTGCCTCCAACTTGCTCAACCAGCCCTGAACCATCACTTGCTACAAACAATTCTCccaaaccaaagaaacaaaagggcAAGCTCCCCTACTCAGAAACCCCGTCACTAAgccaagaaaacatttttcacaCGGCGAAGACAAGGCCAAATGGGGTTAAAATGAGATTCCAGCCAGCATCGCAGGGGGGAGCCAGTTTGCACACTTCTGTCTCTCTGGCTGTAGGAGGCTTAATTAGATCTTTTCCAAAACATGGTCTTTGAAGCTCCAAGACAAAAACGTACAAAATGTGGACCCACCAGAATGGGCAAAACATTCCTCAACAAGAACAAAGGTTTTCTAAGACAagcacaataaataaatagaccTGAGTAGTCAGAGAAGCTGACAGTCTcaacagagaggcctgggacaCAGTAGCCCAGAGGATTTATCCCGTGGGCCGGCTGCACCCTCCAGCCAGACCTCCCACTCCAAGTCTCACTTCGTAAAATGGGAGCAGAAAACTGGCGACACAATTCCAGAGGCCTGCAGAGCCTAAACACTCAAATCCAATGTTATCTCCTATAGTTCACTCCTTCATCCCTTCCCCCTTTAATTCTCCAGATCCCTCCCGAAGGAGGACCCTGCACTGGGCGCTGCCCAAGATGCACGTCCAGGTCTGAAAGTGTCAGTAGCCCGGTTGTGTTCggctccttgcgaccccgtggactagcccaccaggctcctctgtccatgggattctccaagcaagaatacggagtgggctgccatttctttctccaggggatcttccagacccagggatcagacccagatctcctgcattacagacagatcctttaccatctgagccaccagggaagccagcacgGCCAGGTTTGGGGGCCTGAAGCCAGGACATGATGTGGGTGTGATGTCACACTAAAGAAATACCTGGTCTTTGTCTCAGTTCCTGACACGGCGCTTCTAAAACCCTTGGACCATCCTGGGTGAGAGGGGTGACGCGGACAATACcttttgccatttgtaacaagCCCCTTTCAACCACACCTCAGCTTATGTTAGTGAGGTGACTCTTGGCGGGGGAGAGGGGGCCCAGACAGCTTCAGGATGGGACTGGTAGCAGGAAAAACTTGGAAGCTTGGAACTCTCAGCCCTGCTTCTCCAGCctccagggaaggggaaggggttgGTGACTGAGTTAATccccaatggccaatgatttactCACTTGTGCCTACatgatgttattgttgttcattctctaagtcatgtctgactctttgcggccccatgagcTGCAGGCCCTCTATAAAAACCCTCTAAATGACAGGATTCCGAGAGTTTTCTGATTGGAGAGCCCAtggaggtgctgggagggtggcGTATGCAGAGAGGGCCTGGAAGGTCCATGACCCTCCCCGAGGCTCACTCTGTACATCTCCTCCATTTGGCTGTTCTTGTATTGTCTCCTTTGTAACGAACCCATAATAGTAAGGAAGGTGCTTTTCTGAGTACCGTGCATGATTCAACTTAAGGAACTTGAGAAAGGACTGTAGGAACCTCTGACCCTGCAGCCGTTAAAACAGAAGTGTGGGTAGCCTGGGGACCTGAGACTCGTGACTCAGGTCTGAAGCAGGGGCCGTctcagaggtggtggtggtggtttagtcactagggTGCATCCGATTCTCGAGACTCCACAAACTggggcccaccagcctcctctgtccatggatttcccaggcaagaatgctggagtggcttgccacttccttccccagggaatcttcccgacccagagatcgaacccgagtctcccagcagtgcaagaggattctttactgctgagccaccagggaagctccggTCTCagaggactgagcccttaacccgTGAAAGTTGTGCTAATTCCAGGGAGTTACTAGAAGAATTCAACTGAATtgcaggacacccagctggtgtctaGAGAGTTGAAGATTTTGCCAGTGTGGCAAAATCCCCCAGGGAGACtctctttgagaaaaaaaaaatgtttgttacaTTTACATGTTTTATCGAAACATCTGACCAGCATATAGTATGTAAAATACTTCATGACTAGTGAGTGCATTGCTGTGAACAGGACCTGGAGTTTGAGGTTTCCAGACCACCCTCGTCCAAGTGCAGTAACCATAATAGGGAGACCTTTGCCTCACCTGGAACTTATATTCCACCTGGAGTTACGGGAATAGCAGGACaatagataatttaaaaagtcacaaatgAGTAACATCGTCTTAGATGTTGGAAGAAAACACAAAGGGGGAAAACAATGACACCCTTAGAACGGGCTCCCCCTGCCGCACCAGGGCCGGATGATGGTTTGTTGTGGGGGCCTGTTCTGAGCACTGTAGGATGTTTAGTAGCATCCCTGGCCTTCATCCCCGGGGAGAACTGCTGCCTTAGAAGAAGGGGAAGTAAAGTGGAGAGGATGGCCAGGGAAGACC
This genomic interval from Bubalus bubalis isolate 160015118507 breed Murrah chromosome 23, NDDB_SH_1, whole genome shotgun sequence contains the following:
- the CHST15 gene encoding carbohydrate sulfotransferase 15 gives rise to the protein MRHCINCCIQLSPDDVQTQQVSCRGGSHHGRQECPVCKAENKIVFRVDGKQMNLLAVLEVRADGNESWGGFLRFKKGKRCSLIFGLIIMTLVMASYILSGVHQELLISSPFHYGAFPSNPSLMEGENPSDAKEHHHQSSVNNISYVKDYPSIKLIINSITSRIEFTTRQLPDVEDLKKQELHMFSVIPHKFLPNSKSPCWYEEFTGRNTTDPYLTNSYVLYSKRFRSTFDTLRKAFWGHLSHVHGKHFRLRCLPHFYIIGQPKCGTTDLYDRLRLHPEVKFSAIKEPHWWTRKRFGIVRLRDGLRDRYPVEDYLDLFDLAAHQIHQGLQASAAKEPSKMNRIIIGEASASTMWDNNAWTLFYDNGTDGEPPFLTQDFIHAFQPDAKLIVMLRDPVERLYSDYLYFASSNKSADDFHEKVTEALQLFENCMLDYSLRACVYNNTLNNAMPVRLQVGLYAVYLLDWLTVFNKEQFLILRLEDHASNVKDTMHRVFQFLSLGPLSEKQEALMTKSPASNTRRPEDRDLGPMWPVTQRLLRDFYGPFNAQLAQVLTNEAFLWRKT